A region of Alkalispirochaeta americana DNA encodes the following proteins:
- a CDS encoding ABC transporter substrate-binding protein: protein MKKSHVLLPVLLILLVLLAGCTPGNGQGDQGAAPGAVRIAEQHGLAYLPLVIMQVEGLLEEELRREFAPDPAPAVEWRRTGNASAIREAMLAGHLDIGFMGIPPYLIGVDRGTGWRVFTGLSEAPLGLVTIREGLRSLDDLQPRDRIALPQPGSIQHILLAMASEDRYGDPRRFDDQLVSMGHPEGLTALLAGRDVAAQFTAPPFLFSALDHPGGQLLLEGRQAFGGSFTFIIGVAAPGWGEKPGEARLEQAFLRALDQAIDLAREVQAGEQQTLFRALSRVYGVEEPVLRRQLDYPGQRYGREVRGFDRFIGSMDRYGYLQGERVRDFLAGAAPQVLQTSHDS, encoded by the coding sequence ATGAAGAAATCGCATGTGCTTCTGCCGGTTTTGTTGATTTTGCTGGTTCTGCTTGCGGGATGCACCCCGGGAAACGGACAAGGTGACCAGGGGGCTGCACCCGGGGCGGTGCGTATCGCCGAGCAACACGGTCTGGCCTATCTTCCTCTGGTGATCATGCAGGTGGAGGGACTCCTGGAAGAGGAACTCCGCCGCGAATTTGCCCCCGACCCTGCTCCCGCCGTGGAGTGGCGGCGCACAGGCAATGCCTCGGCCATTCGCGAGGCCATGTTGGCAGGGCACCTGGATATTGGCTTTATGGGGATACCACCCTATCTGATCGGGGTGGATCGAGGTACAGGCTGGCGGGTCTTTACGGGGCTTTCCGAGGCGCCTCTGGGGCTGGTAACGATCAGGGAGGGCCTGCGGTCCCTGGACGATCTGCAGCCCCGGGATCGAATTGCCCTGCCCCAGCCCGGAAGCATCCAGCACATTCTCCTGGCCATGGCATCGGAGGACCGCTACGGCGATCCCCGCCGCTTCGATGACCAACTGGTGAGCATGGGCCACCCCGAAGGGCTCACGGCGCTTCTGGCGGGGCGCGATGTGGCGGCGCAGTTCACGGCTCCCCCCTTCCTCTTCTCGGCGCTGGATCATCCCGGGGGGCAGCTTCTGCTGGAAGGGCGCCAGGCCTTCGGAGGTTCCTTTACCTTCATCATCGGTGTGGCCGCCCCCGGTTGGGGAGAGAAGCCAGGGGAGGCGCGGCTGGAGCAGGCCTTCCTGCGTGCCCTGGACCAGGCTATCGATCTTGCCCGGGAGGTTCAGGCCGGGGAGCAGCAAACCCTGTTCAGGGCACTCTCCCGGGTCTACGGCGTTGAGGAACCGGTGCTTCGAAGGCAACTCGATTATCCCGGTCAGCGCTATGGCCGGGAGGTGCGGGGCTTTGACCGCTTTATCGGCAGTATGGACCGCTACGGCTATCTTCAGGGGGAGAGGGTCCGGGATTTCCTCGCCGGTGCCGCCCCCCAGGTTCTTCAGACGAGCCATGACTCCTGA
- a CDS encoding ABC transporter permease, producing the protein MTPESSPWPPRVIAWAIVLALLPLWEVLRRLGGVSPLLMPPLGEIATALLEALRGGSLVAQVLTSLGFILTGAAIALVLALTAVLLSASLRSVAALMRLLGALLHPLPGIVLLPVIVLWAGIGPAAVLVVIVHSVFWPVLTNLQAGYSAIPLTWRMVARNYQLGGLQYLLRIALPATAPYLLAGLRIAWARAWRALISAEMLFGSVSGSGGLGWFIHSRRVFMDTAGLFAGIVTVMAVGSLVETVVFRVVEERTIRRWGMTA; encoded by the coding sequence ATGACTCCTGAGAGCTCCCCCTGGCCGCCCCGGGTGATCGCCTGGGCGATCGTTCTGGCCCTGCTCCCCCTCTGGGAGGTCCTGCGCCGGCTGGGGGGCGTCTCGCCGCTTCTGATGCCTCCCCTGGGAGAGATCGCCACAGCGCTTCTGGAGGCGCTGCGGGGGGGCTCCCTGGTGGCCCAGGTCCTTACTTCCCTGGGATTTATCCTCACCGGGGCGGCGATCGCCCTCGTCCTCGCCCTGACGGCGGTGCTCCTTTCGGCATCCCTGAGGAGCGTGGCCGCCCTGATGCGGCTCCTGGGGGCGCTCCTCCACCCCCTGCCGGGAATTGTCTTGCTGCCGGTGATCGTCCTCTGGGCAGGTATTGGCCCCGCAGCGGTGCTGGTGGTGATTGTCCACAGCGTGTTTTGGCCCGTTCTTACCAATCTCCAGGCTGGATACAGCGCGATCCCCCTTACCTGGCGAATGGTGGCGCGAAACTACCAGCTGGGGGGGCTGCAGTATTTGCTGCGGATTGCCCTGCCTGCCACAGCACCCTATCTGCTGGCAGGGCTCCGTATCGCCTGGGCCAGGGCCTGGCGTGCGCTGATCAGCGCCGAGATGCTCTTTGGCTCCGTCTCCGGGTCAGGCGGGTTGGGGTGGTTTATCCACTCCCGGCGGGTCTTCATGGATACGGCGGGGCTCTTTGCAGGAATCGTCACGGTGATGGCCGTGGGAAGCCTGGTGGAAACCGTGGTCTTCCGGGTGGTGGAGGAACGGACCATTCGCCGCTGGGGGATGACAGCATGA
- a CDS encoding ABC transporter ATP-binding protein, producing MSNTLAGAPRGASPLLHLEKITLAYDGAPILHNCSLTLEEGELVCLLGPSGCGKTTLLKVAGSFLLPRSGEVLLQGRPVTAPDPQRIMVFQDQDQLFPWKRVEDNVILGITRGRPTPAEREAARAILTEVGLGEALRRYPHQLSGGMRQRAALARAFAGRPRLFLMDEPFASVDAPQRRELQGLLQRLLRDHRGTALFVTHDVEEALLLGSRVLVMNRRGELLPEDPRRDRDRLNQALQEG from the coding sequence ATGAGCAACACCCTGGCTGGCGCTCCCCGGGGAGCATCGCCCCTCTTGCATCTGGAGAAGATCACCCTGGCCTACGACGGCGCCCCCATTCTTCACAACTGTTCGCTCACGCTCGAAGAGGGAGAGCTGGTATGTCTTCTGGGCCCCTCGGGGTGCGGAAAAACGACGCTCCTGAAGGTGGCCGGCTCATTTCTGCTTCCCCGGTCCGGAGAGGTCCTTCTCCAGGGACGGCCCGTGACGGCCCCCGACCCCCAGCGGATCATGGTCTTTCAGGATCAGGATCAACTCTTTCCCTGGAAACGGGTAGAGGACAACGTGATCCTTGGAATAACCCGTGGGCGCCCAACCCCGGCCGAGAGGGAGGCCGCCCGGGCCATCCTGACCGAGGTGGGGCTTGGCGAGGCCCTCCGCCGCTATCCTCACCAGCTTTCGGGGGGAATGCGGCAGCGGGCTGCCCTGGCCCGAGCCTTCGCAGGACGCCCCCGGCTCTTTCTGATGGATGAGCCCTTTGCCTCGGTGGACGCGCCCCAGCGAAGAGAACTGCAGGGCCTCCTTCAACGCCTGCTCCGGGACCACCGGGGAACAGCCCTTTTTGTCACCCACGATGTGGAAGAAGCCCTTCTTCTGGGCTCCCGGGTTCTTGTCATGAACCGCCGGGGGGAACTCCTTCCCGAGGACCCCCGCCGGGACCGGGACCGTCTGAACCAGGCCCTTCAGGAGGGATAA
- a CDS encoding acyl-[acyl-carrier-protein] thioesterase: protein MTFEYSMTIPSFLCAPDDRLGLDGMASLFQEGAWRHAEKLGIAFTEDEPSLFWVLHRLGVRCTRRPAWGEDVVITTWPSRMERLLALREFTLHTTGGELLAEATSSWIILTARESKPVRPERYFPPEKLTGAYQLEMPLGRMPTIPPEEALPLLEAARWHRVRPSDTDRNAHVNNARYAQWFLDEAPRMFSSPAGLHALSFTAETKVGQEYAVITGGTEEAPIAEIHVRDEASSRGSATDQAPTTDTRCACRLHCIA from the coding sequence ATGACTTTTGAATATTCCATGACCATTCCCAGTTTTCTCTGCGCTCCCGATGATCGCCTTGGACTTGACGGCATGGCCAGCCTCTTTCAGGAGGGGGCCTGGCGGCACGCCGAGAAACTGGGGATCGCCTTCACCGAGGATGAACCTTCTCTCTTCTGGGTGCTCCACCGCCTGGGGGTTCGGTGTACCCGCCGTCCCGCCTGGGGCGAAGATGTGGTGATCACCACCTGGCCCAGCCGCATGGAACGTCTCCTGGCGCTGCGGGAGTTTACCCTCCACACCACCGGGGGAGAGCTCCTGGCCGAGGCCACGTCGTCGTGGATCATCCTCACGGCCCGGGAAAGCAAGCCCGTACGGCCCGAACGCTATTTTCCGCCCGAAAAGCTCACCGGGGCTTACCAGCTGGAGATGCCCCTGGGCCGGATGCCGACGATCCCCCCGGAGGAGGCGCTTCCTCTGCTGGAAGCAGCCCGATGGCACCGCGTTCGCCCCAGCGATACCGACCGAAACGCCCACGTGAACAACGCCCGCTACGCTCAGTGGTTCCTCGACGAGGCACCCCGAATGTTCTCCTCCCCTGCAGGGCTTCACGCCCTGAGCTTTACCGCCGAGACAAAGGTCGGCCAGGAATACGCCGTTATCACTGGCGGCACGGAGGAAGCACCCATTGCCGAGATCCACGTCCGGGACGAAGCGTCCTCCCGGGGATCGGCAACAGACCAGGCCCCGACAACAGACACACGCTGCGCCTGCCGACTCCACTGCATCGCCTGA
- a CDS encoding YeeE/YedE thiosulfate transporter family protein: MGESTEPAGTAASSSSIRRSGSSRSRKKKKSQIPLGLLAGIAIIAIGLGIMRESGTLAFFWFTGIAFGFILQKARFCFTASLRDPFLTGGTSLTKAVLTAFAVTSLGFWAILYGAHQAGLPLPAQGFVAPIGVSTAVGATMFGIGMVIAGGCASGTLMRVGEGFLMQTLSLVFFVVGSLLGAASFGWWELNFIATSPRVFLPDVFGWFGAIAVQLLIIAFLWIAADKYAKAKQRAGTH; the protein is encoded by the coding sequence ATGGGCGAATCAACTGAGCCTGCTGGAACGGCTGCGTCCTCTTCGAGTATCCGCCGGAGCGGGAGCTCCCGGTCCAGGAAAAAGAAAAAAAGCCAGATTCCACTGGGATTACTTGCAGGAATTGCGATCATCGCGATCGGGTTGGGCATCATGAGAGAGTCGGGAACCCTGGCGTTCTTCTGGTTCACGGGGATCGCCTTCGGGTTCATCCTCCAGAAGGCCCGGTTCTGTTTCACCGCGTCCCTGCGTGATCCCTTCCTCACGGGGGGGACCAGCCTTACCAAGGCGGTTCTGACAGCCTTCGCCGTTACCAGCCTTGGATTCTGGGCGATCCTCTACGGAGCCCACCAGGCAGGATTGCCCCTCCCCGCCCAGGGATTTGTAGCACCCATCGGGGTCTCCACCGCTGTGGGAGCTACCATGTTCGGGATCGGCATGGTTATCGCCGGAGGATGTGCCTCGGGAACGCTCATGCGCGTGGGCGAAGGCTTCCTCATGCAGACCCTCTCGCTGGTTTTCTTTGTGGTGGGATCTCTTCTGGGAGCTGCATCTTTTGGCTGGTGGGAGCTCAACTTTATCGCCACTTCGCCCCGGGTCTTTCTGCCCGACGTTTTCGGGTGGTTCGGGGCCATTGCAGTGCAGTTGCTGATCATTGCATTTCTGTGGATCGCGGCTGACAAGTACGCCAAGGCAAAACAACGTGCGGGAACGCACTAA
- the lysA gene encoding diaminopimelate decarboxylase, with protein MKTESLKPLPFDAAFLEEVAKTHPTPFHLYDEAAIRDHARRFLEAFSWVPGGFYNYYAVKALPNPAVLEILRDQGMGFDCSSATELALMEKMGIRGEEIIFTSNNTPAEEFRQARDLGAIINLDDLTHVDFLAREAGMPELICLRYNPGPLKEGNAIIGNPQEAKYGFTREQLFQGYRRARDLGARRFGLHTMVASNELNPEYFVETARILFELVVELKTELGIQIEFVNLGGGIGIPYRPDQQAVDYQVLSRGIQGAYQEIIVEAGLDPVRVVTENGRVVTGPYGWLITRVRHRKETYKRYLGVDATMADLMRPGMYGAYHHITVLGHEGEPPGETCDVTGSLCENNDKFALDRDLPRAEVGDLLAIHDTGAHGHAMGFNYNGKPRCAELLLRQDRSVQLIRRAETIDDVLQTIQWKSDPV; from the coding sequence ATGAAAACCGAATCCCTGAAACCGTTGCCCTTTGACGCGGCCTTTCTTGAGGAGGTGGCAAAAACCCACCCCACACCGTTTCACCTGTACGACGAGGCGGCGATTCGCGACCACGCCCGCCGGTTTCTGGAGGCCTTTTCCTGGGTTCCGGGCGGGTTTTACAACTACTATGCCGTGAAGGCCCTGCCAAACCCGGCGGTCCTGGAAATCCTGCGGGATCAGGGCATGGGGTTCGACTGTAGCAGCGCAACCGAGCTTGCCCTGATGGAAAAGATGGGCATTCGGGGTGAAGAGATTATTTTTACCTCCAACAATACGCCTGCCGAGGAGTTTCGCCAGGCCCGGGATCTGGGGGCGATCATCAACCTGGATGATCTGACGCATGTGGATTTTCTGGCCCGCGAGGCGGGAATGCCCGAACTGATCTGCCTGCGGTATAACCCGGGTCCTCTGAAAGAGGGCAACGCCATCATCGGGAACCCCCAGGAAGCAAAATACGGCTTTACCCGGGAGCAGCTCTTTCAGGGGTACCGCAGGGCGCGGGACCTGGGAGCTCGCCGTTTCGGACTTCACACCATGGTGGCATCCAACGAGTTGAACCCCGAGTATTTTGTCGAGACGGCCCGCATCCTCTTTGAGCTGGTGGTGGAGCTCAAGACCGAACTGGGGATACAGATCGAGTTTGTGAACCTCGGCGGCGGGATCGGGATTCCCTACCGGCCCGATCAGCAGGCTGTAGATTACCAGGTGCTCTCCCGGGGCATTCAAGGAGCGTACCAGGAGATCATTGTGGAGGCCGGTCTTGATCCGGTGCGGGTTGTAACGGAAAACGGAAGGGTCGTAACTGGTCCCTACGGATGGCTGATCACTCGCGTCCGGCACCGGAAAGAAACCTACAAGCGCTACCTGGGGGTTGATGCCACCATGGCAGATCTGATGCGGCCTGGCATGTACGGGGCCTACCATCATATCACCGTTCTTGGCCACGAGGGCGAGCCCCCCGGTGAAACCTGCGATGTGACAGGCAGCCTCTGCGAAAACAACGACAAGTTTGCCCTGGACCGGGATCTGCCCCGGGCCGAGGTGGGAGATCTTCTTGCGATTCACGATACGGGAGCTCACGGTCATGCCATGGGGTTCAATTACAACGGAAAACCTCGTTGTGCCGAGTTGCTGCTCCGGCAGGATCGGTCGGTACAACTGATTCGCCGGGCCGAGACAATTGACGATGTCCTGCAGACGATTCAGTGGAAGAGCGACCCGGTTTAG
- a CDS encoding YeeE/YedE thiosulfate transporter family protein produces the protein MLKKLSDTIAANDYYKLWLKDAWPYLTGAILLSVFQIVSLAVTGNPWGVSAAFANWGAWIYEALGGSVGKWYYFSSDGAQAVLERGFLRDPASIRNLGIIAGALFSVLIASGFKVKQIKTKKQVVAAVLGGLLMGYGARIAFGCNIGALFSGISMLSLSGWVFGAFLFLGAVIGSKMLVKFFM, from the coding sequence ATGTTGAAGAAACTGTCTGATACTATCGCTGCCAACGACTACTACAAACTGTGGCTTAAAGATGCGTGGCCGTATCTCACCGGCGCGATTCTGCTCTCGGTATTCCAGATCGTCTCTCTGGCTGTCACCGGTAATCCCTGGGGCGTATCGGCAGCCTTCGCAAACTGGGGCGCCTGGATCTACGAAGCCCTGGGCGGCTCCGTTGGAAAGTGGTACTACTTCTCCTCCGACGGCGCCCAGGCAGTCCTGGAACGGGGATTTCTCCGGGATCCCGCCTCTATCCGCAATCTGGGTATCATCGCGGGGGCACTTTTCTCGGTCCTTATCGCTTCGGGGTTCAAAGTCAAACAGATCAAGACAAAAAAGCAGGTCGTGGCGGCTGTTCTGGGAGGCCTCCTGATGGGCTACGGGGCACGGATCGCCTTCGGCTGCAATATCGGAGCTCTCTTTTCGGGAATTTCCATGCTCTCCCTCTCGGGCTGGGTCTTTGGAGCCTTCCTCTTTCTGGGAGCGGTCATCGGCAGCAAAATGCTGGTGAAGTTCTTCATGTAA
- a CDS encoding sulfurtransferase TusA family protein, producing the protein MKEETLDCLGEACPVPLVKAQKALEKLDVGDVLIVQIDHSCAMKNVPEWAREAGHNVEIEEVDDGEWDVVIEKAK; encoded by the coding sequence ATGAAAGAAGAAACACTGGATTGTTTGGGCGAGGCTTGTCCGGTTCCGCTGGTGAAGGCCCAGAAGGCTCTGGAAAAGCTTGATGTAGGCGACGTGCTGATCGTTCAGATCGATCACTCCTGCGCCATGAAAAACGTTCCCGAGTGGGCCCGTGAGGCGGGACACAACGTCGAGATCGAAGAGGTCGACGACGGCGAGTGGGACGTGGTCATCGAGAAAGCAAAGTAA
- a CDS encoding NAD(P)/FAD-dependent oxidoreductase: protein MREKKREQYDVVVIGGGPAGLTAAIYCGRAHLSTLLIEKSLIGGLATYTNEIENYPGFPEGTTGLGLMELFHKQAKKFGVRFKLTDVKSVALEGETKEVETFRTTYEAKTVIIASGGRPRVTKAKNEEKYLFDKGISFCATCDAAANTDKTVMVIGSGDAAIEEGTFLSKFAKEVIVSVIHDEGKMDCNEIARDAALANPKMTFIWNTVVESFEGDGHLSRVNLKNLKTGEIIPVDVDNCFEFIGYEPNTEIFVDKVSMSQRQYIITNEHMETGIPGVFACGDVREKELKQVATAVGDGAIAGVGAEKYIAETEMFENQLMQKEKVGLIYVYSAIDAPSRELLPMMQEIETAFNGQVKLNVIDQYKGKSLCERLGCDVEPMTVFYTKAGEVVETSTRCDKKSVAEALNKLVETPVEVAL, encoded by the coding sequence ATGCGCGAAAAAAAACGGGAACAATACGATGTGGTGGTTATCGGCGGGGGGCCCGCTGGCCTCACCGCTGCAATCTACTGCGGCAGGGCACACCTGTCCACACTACTCATAGAAAAATCGCTTATCGGAGGTCTTGCAACCTACACGAACGAGATCGAGAACTACCCGGGCTTTCCCGAGGGAACCACCGGTCTGGGGCTGATGGAGCTCTTTCACAAGCAGGCCAAAAAGTTCGGCGTACGGTTCAAGCTCACCGACGTGAAATCGGTGGCCCTCGAGGGCGAGACAAAAGAGGTTGAAACCTTCCGCACCACCTACGAGGCCAAGACGGTGATCATCGCCTCGGGGGGGCGCCCCCGGGTGACCAAGGCAAAAAACGAGGAAAAATACCTCTTTGACAAGGGGATATCCTTCTGCGCCACCTGCGACGCCGCCGCCAACACCGACAAGACGGTGATGGTGATCGGCTCCGGCGATGCAGCCATTGAGGAGGGGACCTTTCTCTCCAAGTTTGCCAAAGAGGTGATCGTCAGCGTGATCCACGACGAGGGCAAGATGGACTGCAACGAGATCGCCCGCGACGCGGCCCTGGCAAACCCCAAGATGACCTTCATCTGGAACACCGTGGTCGAGAGTTTTGAAGGCGACGGCCACTTGAGCCGGGTAAACCTGAAGAATCTCAAAACCGGCGAGATCATCCCCGTGGATGTCGACAACTGTTTCGAGTTTATCGGCTACGAGCCCAACACGGAGATCTTTGTGGACAAGGTCTCCATGTCCCAGCGACAGTACATCATCACCAACGAGCACATGGAAACGGGAATCCCCGGGGTCTTTGCCTGCGGCGATGTGCGGGAGAAGGAGCTGAAGCAGGTGGCCACCGCCGTGGGTGACGGCGCCATAGCCGGTGTGGGGGCAGAAAAATACATCGCCGAGACAGAGATGTTCGAGAACCAGCTGATGCAGAAAGAAAAGGTGGGGCTCATCTACGTCTATAGCGCAATCGATGCTCCCAGCCGGGAACTGTTGCCCATGATGCAGGAGATCGAGACCGCTTTCAACGGCCAGGTAAAGCTGAACGTGATTGACCAGTACAAGGGCAAGAGCCTCTGTGAACGCCTGGGGTGTGATGTAGAACCCATGACAGTCTTCTACACCAAGGCTGGGGAGGTGGTGGAGACCTCCACCCGGTGCGACAAAAAGAGCGTCGCCGAGGCCTTGAACAAGCTGGTGGAGACGCCCGTTGAGGTGGCGCTATGA
- a CDS encoding rhodanese-like domain-containing protein, protein MKKNMVLLMLLAGTLLLASCGGKEEAATTAPAAEAPATVSLQDFAAGYLAGLPENRSYIVSMDDFVNDVRSGKDMYIVDIRRADDYAKGHARGAVNVPWGTSAMWESIPYLPQDRTVYVHCYSGQTAGQAIVMMRLAGIQAVSVNSGWNLGIARVEGYEDILETTENSLGTARHDVHPQVMEMIQNHYQEMAQQVGTPFANFFISEENAKAILDAGDESAQFLSVRRADDYAAGHIETAINVPFNPSMAEMISMLPADKKLVVYCYSGQQSNQVVGLLRLLGYDAVSLIYGMGTPRTAPRGWVNNGYPVVTAN, encoded by the coding sequence ATGAAAAAGAACATGGTTCTGTTGATGCTTCTGGCAGGAACACTTCTGCTGGCAAGCTGTGGAGGAAAAGAGGAAGCTGCCACGACCGCTCCTGCCGCAGAGGCTCCGGCAACGGTTTCCCTCCAGGATTTTGCCGCGGGTTATCTGGCGGGGCTGCCCGAGAACCGCAGTTATATCGTGTCCATGGATGACTTTGTGAATGATGTCCGTTCCGGCAAGGATATGTATATCGTGGATATCCGCCGCGCCGACGACTACGCCAAGGGCCACGCCCGGGGTGCGGTGAACGTTCCCTGGGGAACCAGCGCCATGTGGGAATCGATTCCCTACCTGCCGCAGGACCGGACCGTTTACGTCCACTGCTATAGCGGGCAAACGGCCGGACAGGCGATCGTGATGATGCGGCTGGCCGGGATACAGGCGGTATCGGTGAACTCCGGGTGGAACCTGGGGATCGCCCGGGTTGAGGGCTATGAGGATATCCTGGAGACTACAGAAAATTCCCTGGGCACCGCTCGACATGACGTGCATCCCCAGGTGATGGAGATGATCCAGAACCACTACCAGGAGATGGCCCAGCAGGTGGGAACGCCCTTTGCAAATTTCTTCATCTCCGAGGAGAACGCCAAGGCGATTCTGGACGCAGGCGATGAATCGGCTCAGTTCCTCTCGGTTCGCCGGGCCGACGATTACGCCGCAGGCCACATCGAGACGGCGATCAACGTTCCCTTCAACCCCTCCATGGCCGAGATGATCTCCATGCTTCCCGCCGACAAGAAGCTGGTGGTCTACTGCTACAGCGGCCAGCAATCAAACCAGGTGGTGGGGCTGCTTCGGCTTCTGGGCTACGATGCGGTATCGCTTATCTACGGTATGGGTACACCCCGCACGGCTCCCCGGGGCTGGGTGAACAACGGGTATCCCGTTGTCACAGCAAACTGA
- a CDS encoding sulfurtransferase translates to MNRRKRSSAAASGNLLKIACTGVVILGLVILAGCAPRPTGETGTEIVEASAVAALLEQPGAILVDARSAPDYRQGHIPGAVNVSRADIVVMTPFPALLAPPEQIERALGSRGISNDSLVVVYDDNNNMDAARLWWTLKVYGHHQVKVVSGGLEALKREGYSLTTEAPAITPAVFTAQQADKTMMISAAEVRAHLNEPDPSVVLIDTRSDEEFLEGHIPGALHIDYRQNNFRDGTFKPVNHIRIDYLKQGIDYTKDVILYCHTSIRGTPTFLALYNAGYRSLRLYDGAWVEWTANPMNPVYRPDPETLRLRAPDQS, encoded by the coding sequence ATGAACCGAAGAAAACGGTCTTCTGCAGCAGCCTCGGGAAATCTCCTGAAGATCGCGTGTACGGGGGTGGTGATTCTGGGACTGGTAATTCTGGCAGGTTGCGCTCCCAGGCCCACGGGAGAGACGGGAACGGAAATTGTCGAGGCCTCGGCCGTGGCAGCTCTGCTGGAGCAGCCCGGGGCAATACTGGTAGACGCCAGGAGCGCTCCTGACTATCGGCAGGGGCACATCCCCGGAGCGGTGAACGTCTCCCGGGCCGATATCGTGGTGATGACCCCCTTCCCGGCCCTGCTTGCCCCGCCGGAACAGATTGAACGCGCCCTGGGCTCCCGGGGGATCAGCAACGATTCTCTGGTGGTGGTCTACGACGACAACAACAATATGGACGCGGCCCGTCTCTGGTGGACCTTGAAGGTCTACGGCCATCATCAGGTAAAGGTGGTGAGCGGAGGGCTGGAGGCACTGAAGCGGGAGGGCTACAGCCTCACCACGGAGGCTCCGGCGATCACACCGGCAGTCTTCACGGCACAACAGGCTGACAAGACCATGATGATCTCCGCCGCCGAAGTTCGTGCTCACCTGAACGAGCCCGATCCTTCGGTTGTCCTCATCGATACCCGTTCCGATGAAGAGTTCCTGGAAGGGCACATCCCCGGGGCGCTCCACATCGATTACCGGCAGAACAACTTCCGCGATGGGACCTTCAAGCCCGTGAACCACATCAGGATCGACTACCTGAAGCAGGGGATAGATTACACAAAGGATGTGATCCTCTACTGCCATACCTCGATCCGGGGAACTCCTACGTTCCTGGCCCTCTATAACGCGGGCTATCGCTCGCTCCGTCTCTACGATGGTGCCTGGGTTGAGTGGACAGCAAATCCCATGAACCCGGTATATCGACCTGATCCGGAGACTCTGCGCCTTCGGGCGCCGGATCAGTCCTGA
- a CDS encoding PTS sugar transporter subunit IIA — translation MYTGFFPPGSVLWDLTQTNKFDAIRETIFQTSTFRAIPGLDLETFTQAVIKREQEQSTGFGHGIAIAHGRTYQVPTSEIALGVSREGIDFQAFDGMPVHLLFVVASHPDRQIDYLRILSCLATLARNELFRQELLACLCQEEVEQKVCSAFQGALLRSHS, via the coding sequence ATGTACACTGGCTTTTTTCCACCGGGCAGCGTTCTCTGGGACCTGACCCAAACAAACAAGTTTGATGCAATCCGCGAGACGATCTTCCAGACCAGCACCTTCCGGGCCATCCCCGGGCTTGATCTTGAGACCTTCACCCAGGCTGTCATCAAACGGGAACAGGAACAATCAACGGGGTTTGGTCACGGAATCGCCATAGCCCACGGCAGAACCTATCAGGTGCCAACCAGCGAGATCGCTCTGGGCGTGTCCCGGGAAGGGATAGATTTTCAGGCCTTCGACGGCATGCCGGTACATCTGCTCTTCGTTGTGGCAAGCCACCCCGATCGCCAGATTGACTACCTGCGCATACTTTCGTGCCTTGCAACGCTGGCCCGAAACGAACTGTTCCGCCAGGAGCTTTTGGCCTGCCTCTGCCAGGAAGAGGTGGAGCAGAAGGTCTGTAGCGCCTTTCAGGGCGCACTCCTGCGCTCACACTCCTGA